The stretch of DNA CTTCATCCTTTTTTACAGGTTGAGCAAAACGTTCAATGGTCGCCATTAACTGTTTTTGCTGAACAAAACATATCAGAGGAACGTGAAGAAAAGGTGGAACAAAGTTTTCTTTCCGTTCTAGATGAGGAACCGAATTTACCTTATCGAAATTGGTTGAAAGCAAAATTTAAAGAGCTTATGCAATATTATTTGTTAGCTTTTGAGGAAGAAAAAATCTCAACGCTCACTCAATTTATGGATTATCTCGATAGGAATAGCCTTTCTTCTATTTACGAACAACGTTATTTTTATGACTTTTGGATCATCTTACATCAACGATCTCCTATTGTAAATGGAGAATTAGACGAGGAAGAAGGAAAAACACTATTAGGAGATGCTATATCATTATTAGAGACAAAAATACTAGTTATTCAAGAAGGAAACGAAATCATAAATAGATATTCCCGTTATTCTATTCAAGATATGGAGATAACTTTGGAGGAGAATTAAATGAATTACTCTGAACAAAAAATCATTAAAGCCTTTCAATTATATACAAAGCTTGCTAGAGATGGAGTGGCAGATCGTGAAGCAGTGCAACTATACCGAGCAGATGATGAAATTCGTGGACTGCTTGAGATGTTTAGCCAGGAAGTAGATGCGGTAGTGATATCTACAAGTGAACAACTTTTCTTAGTTCCTAAAACGAAGCTCTCTTTTTTTCATGTAAGCAACGACTGGATCAAAAAGAATTTTTTACGCTCTAGTTCCACTAATGGTGATATATACTTACTTTATTTTTCCACAATTATTCTATTCGGTAGCTTTTACGACACGTATCAAAGTAATGAGCCGACAAGACAATTTATTCGACTTGATGAGTGGATTCGATTTATTCAAGAGCGAATTGACCAATTAAAATCTCATGATGAGGAAGAGTTAAAAGAAGTAGAAAAAGAGTTTTCCTATAATTGGAGATTGATTATCGAAAAATGGGACGATATGGATGATATTAAAGAAACAGTTAAAAAACAGAGCGGAAATACGATAAGCCGTCTAAGCTTTATCGATACAGTAAAAAGGTTTTTACTCTCTCAACAACTAATACAGGAAATTGGAAACGATGAAATAACGTTAACGGAAAAGGCGAAAACGATTATTCAGAGATTTTTCATGGAAATAGAATATAACAAAGGAATATTGGAGTTCATATACGGATTTGATCGGAGGGATGAACGTGCCAGCCATTAGTAAAATTAGATTAACTAATGTTGTTTACGAAGAAGGTAATAAGAGATATAATGATGAGCTTTTTTTATTTGAAGGACATAACGGTGCCATTTTACTTGAAAACGGTGGCGGGAAAACAGTGCTCATTCAAACGGCATTGCAGGCCATTTTACCTCATGTTGATTTAGCAGATCGGAAAATTAAAAATACACTCCAGCTTGAAAACGCCCCTGCACATATTGCAATTGAATGGATTATGAATGATCAACCACGTCGGTACGTTGTGACAGCCGTAACGTTATTTATGACGAAGAACGGTTTAGACTCTTATCGATATGTGTACGAATATGATGGGAATGATCCACACGGAATAGAAGGTATTCCTTTCGTTCGTGGTGGAAAAGACGGAAAGAGAACGGCCGATCGTGGGGAAATGCTAGATTATTATAGTGGTATGCGTGAACGTTCATTTATGGCACGTACATTTCCTACTATTAAAGAATATAAAACGTTTATCGAAGAACAGTACCACATTATTTCAAGCGAATGGGAAAGTATCGTGAAAATTAATAGCTCGGAAGGTGGGGTAGAGGCATTTTTTGACGACTGTAAAACGACGAATCAATTATTTGATCGACTCCTTATTCCAACGGTAGAACGTTCTATAAATGGTCATGAAGAAAATATGTTTGCTGACTTATTTGAAAAGCAGCATACGAGTTTTAAAAACTATAAAAAATTAAAAGAAACATTGGAAGAAAATAAACAAATTCAGAGCGAACTGGAAGAGTATGTATCTGTTTATGAAAAATTACATCAACGAGAAAAAGAATATGAAAAAGCTAAACAGCGCACGAAAGGTACATGGACGGTAACAATAGAACAACAAACGAAAGCCACCGTTGAACACGCCGAAGTATTAACGAAACTAGAGGAATGGAATACTTCCGAAACTTTTTATCAAGTAAAGTCTGCCTCGTATGAAATTTTAATAGAAGAACTAACGTTAAAACGCCTGGAAGAGGAGTTAAAGGAAGTGTTAGGCGATCGAAATAAAAAGGAAGAAGAACTCCATACGAATAAAAGGGAATATTTTTCCTTGAAATTGTCTGACTTAAAAGCAAGGCGTAAGGAAAAGCAAGATTCATTAAAGCATATAGAAGAGGAGCTTGCTTCGTTTGAACAAACGGATGAAGTAAATGACTTTGAAGAAAAACTTGAAATAGCAAGACAAGAGTTGCGCGGTTTTTATATGGAAGAGGAAGAACGATTAGAAAACCAACGGAAAAATGTTTCATTAGAGCTAAACCCTATAATAAATAAACTAGAAGGGGAAATAGGAAGGAAGCAAGAAATAGAGCATAAGGAAAGAGATGCACTAAATTTAATTTCTAGTTTACAAAGTAAAATAGAAACGAGAACAAACGATTTACAACGTTTAAAGAATCAGCTTCTTGCCAATCCGACACAGGAAGATATGAAGGAGGAAATGGAAAAATGGACGAAGCGTCAACAATATCTTGATGACGAAATTATTTCTTTCATAAAGCAAGAAAAAGAAAAAATGGGAGAGATAAAGGTATTAACGAAGAAGCTAGAAGAGAATCAGCTTGAAAAATCTAGAGTGGAAAATAAGCAAAATAATGTAAACTATCAACTAGATCAATTTATAGAAGAACAAAAACATGTGATAAAGCTGCTTAGTTCCCTACGTCCCCAATGGGCATCAATCGAAAAAATTCATTTACAAGAGGAAGCAATTAGGACAAGGTTAGAGGATGAAATAACAAAGCGAAAAAAGGAACGAGATCAACTATTATACCGCGAGCGAATCGCTTACCGTTATGTGGATGATTATGATAGACAAGATCAATTTTTCGGGGATGCTTTTTTAGAAGAAAAAGTTCAAAGCTGGAAAAATCAATTTGATTATGTTGTCACTGGTGTTGAATACGTACAATCAATGAACGAAAAGGATAGAGAAAAGTATAAACAATATCCATTATGGCCACTTACTTTAGTAACGACAAACAAATCGAAGGAAGCTTTAATAGGAAAAATAAGGAGCATATCCGATCAATTGCAGTTCCCTATTGTTGTCATAACTACGGAAGAAGCAGTTGAAGTTCAGGAGGAGTCTGCTAACTATTGGGTTTCTCCTAGCCATTGGGGAGAAAATATTGAACTTAGCACATTTACTAATTGGAAAAAGGAAATAAAGAAAAGTGCATTCGAAACAACCGCTATTAGAGAGTTAAAAGAACAAGAGATAAAAGTTTGGGAAGAATGCCTACATGAATTAACAAAATTTCTAGAAGTAAATCCGTATAAGAAAATCTTTACGTTAGAAGAAGAAAAAAACAAGCTATCAAACCTTCTTCAAGAACTAGCAATTATGATACAAAAAGTTAGAACAACTATTGCGGAGCACCAATCTGCTATTACTGTTTTCCAAACAACTATCAACAATTATCGGGATGAAAAACAAGGGCTTGGGGAAAAAATTTCCAAAGCGATGGATTATTTACATTATGAACGCGAGCTTGAAGAAGACAGCGAGCGTAAGCAGCTTGCAGAAAAAAATCTTCAACATTTACAGAAAGATTTGACGAATTGTATGAGGCTCATCGAAGATTTCGAGAATCAAAAAAGAGAGCTTCAAGATCGAAAGAATCAATTGGGAAATGAGTTAATTTTATTAAAAAGAGAAGAGGCATATCCATCTGTTCAATCTTTCACCCCGATTTTTACAGGTAAAAGTAAGCAAGTTCTTTTAGATAAAATCCAAGATTTAAAGTTTTCTCTAGAAAAAATTAATCGAACTAAAGGGGAGTGGATTGCAAAAAGAGAAGGTGTGCTCGAATTTCTCCAGTCCAACAATGACCAAATCAATGATTTACTAAAAGAACAGCAAAATTTAGATGAAGACATGCTATTTCCTGGGGACGGTAAGCAAAGGATGAGTATTCTTTTCGGGAAAATAGAAGCTTTGAAGGTAGAGCTTGAAAACGCCAATCGTAAAGTTCAGGAAAAAGCATCGGAAAAAGATAAGCAACTTGGGCTATTGAGTAATAGGCTACTTCAATTTAAAAAAGACTACCCTTCCTACGAGATAGTGGAATTTGCAGAAGGCGTAGAAAAGCTACAAAGTAAATTATTGCAGGAACAACAACATTTAAAGGAACGAAAATCTTTCCTCGATCAAGAGAAAGCTAGAATGGAAAAGCAAGTAAAAGAATTACAAGAAGCAAAGTATAGTCTGGATCTTTTTATAGAAGGACACCATTTTAATGCACCTGACGTCGAAGCAGTTCGATTAAACGACGAAGAATTGAACGACTTCACCTATAGCCGAAAAAAATTCATAAAGGCAATAACAGATCAATTGAGATTAGGCAAGGCAGCAGTGGAAAATGAGAAAGAAACAGTTGCACGAGCAAAACGTAAATTTAGAGAGTTTTGTAATACAGAAATCTCAGATGTAAAACTCCGTCAAATGGCTTTAACAGGTATTGAAGTGAAACAATCATATGATGATATTCTTGAATTCAAAAGAAATATGCTGCAACGGATAGAAAGAGTAACAGTTTATGCAAATGAACATATTCGCCAAAGTGATGAAGATATGCAATTGTTCGTCACACAAATTCATACACATTTGCTTACACTTACAGAAGAGCTTAAGCAAATTCCGAAAAAAACGAAAGTGAAAATAGTTAATGATTGGAAGCAGATTTTTAACTTTAATATACCTGAATGGGACGAGGAAATTGGAAAAACAAGAATCCTAGACTATATTGAGTGGATACTTCAGCAGCTAGAGTCAGATCGTTTTTATAATGATCAAGGGGAAGAGGACGCAGCAAAAATTCGAAAAGATATTGAAATGTGGCTACAGTCCAAGCAATTACTCCAAATCGTTATGAATAATGAAGTGATGAAGGTTAGTTGTCGCAAAGTAACGAATGACAATAAAGTGACGACACGCTCATACTCTTGGGAGCAAAGTAATGTATGGTCAGGTGGAGAAAAATGGAGTAAAAATATGACTTTGTTCCTTGGAATTTTAAATTATGTAGCAGAAAAGAGACAGCATATCCAATCGAACATGAAGCGGCACCGAGCAGTCATTTTAGATAACCCATTCGGTAAAGCATCCAGTGACCACGTCTTGAGTCCGGTTTTCTTCATCGCAGAGCAATTAGGATTTCAAATTATCGCTCTAACAGCACATGCAGAGGGTAAATTCCTTCAAGACTACTTCCCAATTATATATAGTTGCAGATTGAGAGCATCTACAGATTCATCAAAAAAAGTCATGACGAAAGAAAAATGGCTCCATCATGCTTACTTCCAAGACCACGAACCGGTAGCAATGGAACGATTAGGGGAAGTGGAACAGATGAGTTTGTTTGAGTAGACTTCTAATTTAAAAGAAATTTATTATGTTACAGTAGAAATTGCAATAAATAGAGAAGAGGACGAGATATTACAGCCACTAGATATGAGGAATTACCTTTTAATCTAGGTTATGATAGAAAATGGATATTTCAATGTAAAAAATGGAAAAGAATGCCTAGTAGTACCGTATTATATAATGAAATATCAACAGCGGCTCAGCATCAACCGGATTTTTGGGTATTAGTAATACCACTTAATCCTACACCAAATCAATTAGATTTCCTAAATAGTATAGAAAAAAGTTAACCTTTTAAAATAATCTTGTTTCCTCTTTCAGTAATTGAAGAGATAATTTATCACATTCCAGAGACCAAAAGTATTTTAATTCGTGGTTTACTACCTAATGGGAGTGAAGAATGATGTACCAACTTATGTATGATGAAGTCAATGAGAAGTTAATACAAATTAACCCAAGTGGAGAGAGTACTATCATTACAGAAGACTTTCCTTCTAAACCCGAAGTATCTCCTGACAAAAAGAAAGCAATTTATATTTCGCCTTTAGAATGGGAGAGATCGGGAAGTCTTTATATGTATGATATGGAAAGTGGATACATTCAAGAAGTTATTTCTCCTGATAAAGATGGCAACATTCCTAAATATGCTGTTTGGCTTAATAAAAAGACGATTGCACTTATTAAAGGTTATGGGGACGGGACTGTTGGAATTGGCGGCAATGTGTTTATTTATGATATTGAAAAGCAGCAATTAACTCAGATTACCCATTTTTCTAGTAGAATACAAATTACAAAATTACTTGTAAAGGGAAAATTACTTATCTTAAGAGGTATTAGATATACGGATGATAATTTTTCAGCTTTTAAGGAATATGAAGAAGAAATGCTTATCGATGAAGTATTAATTGATAAATGAGTAAAAAATGAATGTTTTTTCAATCTATCTGAAAAAAGGGCTGTCCAAGTTGAACGAGGGGACAGGATTATGCACACATTTGTTAAAGGTTATGTAAAAAAATGGATGAATAACTCTCCTGTCCCATGTCCCGTTGTAGGTTAAAATAACATTGGAATAAAAGTTACGCCTATTGTAGAGATAATAAATAGAATAATCATGGAAACTAAACAATAACCCCAAATATCTTTTAAACTGAGTCCAGATAACCCTAGTGCAGGTAATACAAAAAATGGTTGCATTAAGTTTGTAACAATGTCTCCGATTGAAACGGAATTAATTGCTACTGAAACAGGAATTCCTAGTGTCTGAGCTGCATCAATCATGATTGGTCCTTGGACTTGCCATTGTCCCCCTGCGGATGGAACAAAAACATTTACAATAGATGCCTGAACAAGGGGACAGGAAAATCGTGCACACATTTGTTAACAGTAATGTCAAAAAATGTGTGGATGACTTTCCTGTCCCCATGTCCCATCTGCCTACGCCTAAACTGTTCATAAAGGTGAAAAAAACAGATTTATGTCGAAGAAAAACTGGTTGCTTTTTTAGGGCTAATCATTGACAAGTTTAAATATTTAGACTATTCTAACATTACAAGTTTTGCTTCTTTTTTTTAAAACTGATTGTAAGCGCTTTATAAATATGTCAATTTCATAATCTGCTTGCTTCCTAATTTTTTATTACTTTTACTAAAAATGGTATATACCATTTTTAGAGGAGAATATTGTTAAAGTAATGCTTACATTTCATATATAATGAAAGTAAGATTACTTTAAGAAAGTGAGAGAACCTTACCATGAGCAGGTTAGAAAATCAAGAATCAATCCCTTTTTATAAACAACTGAAA from Sutcliffiella cohnii encodes:
- a CDS encoding TIGR00366 family protein — its product is MCARFSCPLVQASIVNVFVPSAGGQWQVQGPIMIDAAQTLGIPVSVAINSVSIGDIVTNLMQPFFVLPALGLSGLSLKDIWGYCLVSMIILFIISTIGVTFIPMLF
- a CDS encoding DUF6063 family protein, producing MNYSEQKIIKAFQLYTKLARDGVADREAVQLYRADDEIRGLLEMFSQEVDAVVISTSEQLFLVPKTKLSFFHVSNDWIKKNFLRSSSTNGDIYLLYFSTIILFGSFYDTYQSNEPTRQFIRLDEWIRFIQERIDQLKSHDEEELKEVEKEFSYNWRLIIEKWDDMDDIKETVKKQSGNTISRLSFIDTVKRFLLSQQLIQEIGNDEITLTEKAKTIIQRFFMEIEYNKGILEFIYGFDRRDERASH
- a CDS encoding DUF4652 domain-containing protein yields the protein MMYQLMYDEVNEKLIQINPSGESTIITEDFPSKPEVSPDKKKAIYISPLEWERSGSLYMYDMESGYIQEVISPDKDGNIPKYAVWLNKKTIALIKGYGDGTVGIGGNVFIYDIEKQQLTQITHFSSRIQITKLLVKGKLLILRGIRYTDDNFSAFKEYEEEMLIDEVLIDK